One genomic segment of Panicum virgatum strain AP13 chromosome 2N, P.virgatum_v5, whole genome shotgun sequence includes these proteins:
- the LOC120661531 gene encoding uncharacterized protein LOC120661531, with protein MSCATELVHGEGSAIKVGTTGTIGSLMTRELDAIKVEPQATATPRLRRQGCPVSVWCGATPRKVVPRKSSSDISSSSNGNRTDRVSAEEACKSRRASRRNTFSSPMLRSDCPLVDRSPNTGKTKKGSVHGVEVVDVKCGNPMSSRLRKLGFSKLSETFA; from the coding sequence ATGTCTTGCGCTACGGAGCTCGTCCATGGCGAGGGCAGTGCGATCAAGGTGGGCACAACAGGCACCATCGGCTCACTTATGACAAGAGAACTGGACGCCATCAAGGTCGAGCCACAAGCAACTGCCACCCCGCGTCTGAGGCGCCAAGGCTGCCCGGTCTCAGTGTGGTGCGGAGCCACTCCCCGGAAGGTCGTCCCGAGGAAGAGCTCATCTGACatctccagcagcagcaacggCAACAGAACTGACCGTGTGAGCGCCGAAGAGGCCTGCAAGTCGAGGAGGGCCTCGCGGAGAAACACATTCAGCTCCCCGATGCTGCGCTCCGATTGTCCCCTCGTCGACCGGAGCCCAAACACTGGTAAGACAAAGAAGGGGAGTGTGCACGGCGTCGAGGTGGTGGACGTCAAGTGTGGTAACCCGATGAGCAGCCGGCTCAGGAAGCTCGGCTTCTCCAAGCTGTCGGAGACGTTTGCCTAG
- the LOC120661530 gene encoding protein LHCP TRANSLOCATION DEFECT — protein MASIPCTFQLSAKTAASRSVSPRAAAQGLRTPLLGSGAARRGLGWLRPSRLSRVVPASESGRVGPTCWFRFGNKDAEGAGIYGSQARDDFDRDDVEQYFNYMGMLAVEGTYDKMEALLNQDIHPVDILLMLAASEGDRPKIEELLRAGAEYDVKDVDGRTALDRASEEIREFILGFATKKA, from the exons ATGGCGTCCATCCCGTGCACCTTCCAGCTGAGCGCCAagacggcggcgtcgaggagtgtgtcgccgcgggcggcggcgcaggggctgcGGACGCCGCTGCTGGgctcgggcgcggcgcggcgcgggctcgGGTGGCTGCGGCCGTCGCGGCTGAGCCGGGTGGTGCCGGCGAGCGAGAGCGGGCGTGTGGGGCCCACGTGCTGGTTCAGGTTCGGGAACAAGGACGCCGAGGGCGCCGGCATCTACGGCAGCCAGGCCAGGGACGACTTCGACCGCGACGACGTCGAGCAG TACTTCAACTACATGGGGATGCTGGCGGTGGAGGGCACCTACGACAAGATGGAGGCACTGCTGAACCAGGACATCCACCCGGTGGACATCCTCCTCATGCTGGCCGCCTCCGAGGGAGACAGGCCCAAGATCGAGGAGCtgctccgcgccggcgccgagtACGACGTCAAGGACGTCGACGGCCGGACGGCGCTCGACCGAGCCTCCGAAGAGATCAGGGAGTTCATCCTTGGATTCGCCACCAAGAAGGCCTGA